Genomic segment of Labrus mixtus chromosome 1, fLabMix1.1, whole genome shotgun sequence:
GTGATTTACATGAAATAATACCACAAAAACAAGTTGCTTTGTAACACATGCTTACCTAGAAACTTAACTAGTGCTTAACTTGGACCAATGACAGACACATGACATTGTTTTGTCTTATGATTACGATATCTAATAcctaatgtttaatgtttaagcacaaataaataattaaataaactgaccaaataaattcataaacatTTGATCCTTACCATCAAGTGCTTGCGGCGCTGTTTGGGAGAATTAAAGAGGAAAGTACTGAAGAGTGGGATCCACATGCTGTCACTCAGTACTGTCAGATAAGTCTCTGTGAACTCAAATGCTGCTGGGTACTGGTTCATCATCTGCCACACACAGTCCAGGAACAGCATGAACAGTGGGGACTTGAGCGAGGGAAAAGAGgaacacagacaaaaagaagTATAAGTGCCTTTGGTACCTGTGTTTAGTCTGTGAGTTGATTATTTACTGTCGGGGAAAATACCTCCTCTTTCTCATTCTTCTTTAAGTGGTTACATCTGTCCAAGAAGCGATGGCCAGCCATCACCCACTCCTTCTGCACCAAACTCTGAAAGCCAACGATGCTGCGATAATGAGGGTCCAACATGAGCTGCACCAGGGAGGACACCACACCGTTCAGgtctctgtcttcttcctctgttcaggattttaaaaagacaacaaaaattTAAACAAGCTGTTTCAGAAAAAATTATATTCAAGGTTTTATATTCTATGACAAAGATTCTTATTTGGccatttatgtatgtttgtcTTATGCACAACAGTTTGACAAACTCCGCTTGAAAGTATAAGGGATGACATAGTAAATACTATAAGGGCTTATGACAGataaaaaagtagaaagagTGTTTCACCTTGAAGAATGACCGAAGCATTCTTTCCATCCAGGTGGTACACGATCTCAGCCGAGTGTTTCAAGAAAGCTCTGCGgacaaatagaaaataaatgttatctcaaaaacatgtttcattattttctatGGAGTAGCATCTATTACTTTTGTGTTAACCATAAAAACTGACTCTCTCGGTTAGATACAAACTCTATTATCAAACTTTACTGGTTTTCAAAGCTACTGGAACTGTGGGACTTTTATTCCTACTAGGTCTAGGTATAAGGTCTACTAAAGGGTCTCCTGTGCACAAAGTAGTACCTTTCATGCCTTTTAAGTTTGTCCTATATATTTGGaagtatgatttttttaaattctatatCATCCTGCATTCTATCAGCACTCTATATCTTTACTGTGTAAACTTAACAATGGGTGTTTCTGGCAGCATGTTGCTAATCGCCTCATCTGACAACTACTCCGTGGCAAACATaacaggcattaaaaaaaatgttttgatagaAATAGTGAAGCTTCTTAGCTGATGGTCTTGTTGGCTTTTGTAGTTCATAAATAGGTATCagtatttatttctgtctgttttataaccagctaaaacctcttcactttatttataactAAGCAGGCAAGCAGAAACAGCAGTGACTTGCTGGGTGTCAACTGATCGTAGATATTTAAGATATCATGCTTCCACATACATGTCACTACTGTCATGGGATGGGTGTACTTATACAGTACCTGTTACCAGTGATAATTTGTAACTTATTGAAACATATTGTTAgggcaaacaaaacatttcaattgTGTTCTTTACAAACTACCTAAACATTGGTAGTTTACAGAGAGCTTATGTGCAGAGTCATGTTTTGACATACCTGACGTGCTCCAGCCATCGTGAGTTTTCGATAGATGAAAGCCATCTCTCATCAGACTCTACAAAAGGATCTGCACACAATCAGAATTGTTAAACACCAACACATCTAGAAAACCATACACAACAGCAGTATGTCAAGAAATCCCTTACAGATGTTGAGTTCTTACAGTAGCCTTTACATATTTCTGTTTCCAGTTGATGTGATGCTTACCTATAACACAGATCTGTCGGATTCTGACGAAAGCACTCTGGATGTCCTGGATGTTGGGCAGACACTTGTCTAGATCTGACCTGATGACTTCACTGCGCTGAGGGTGGCTTTTTGTGATGGCGGTGAAAACCCTATCACAGGATAAATATAGATGGCAGAGTCAGCAACGTCTTAAAACAGATGGAACAACATGTCAGCGCTAAGCAACATTATTTACATAGTAAGATGTTTTGCATCAACAAACTAATTGAGAATAATTTTCAGAAATAtgtaaaatgataaaaatctcaaaactttattttttaactgctgcagcaaaaaaaaaatctgtctcaaGTTAAGATGTTTGCTGTACCTCTGTTCAATCTTCTTCTGCTGTATTGGATCACCTATGCTGGCCATGCGGACCAGAGCGCTTCCATTTGGGTGATTCCAACACCAATGCTACAAAAATAGATTAACAATAAGTCAAATTATCAGTTTGCATCTAAAAAGTATCATTTATATTGGACGCTACTTGGAAATGTCAGGCAATGTTTACAAATGACTGCATTGTTGCTCCCTAAATTggcaaataaatattaatatagACCCAAGACACTAACTAAACTAAAAGGGATGAATCAAAAAGTATTCCTACTGAAGTTAATTAATTTACTTATTCCACAGAGAAATTCCAGATCAAGTACTCACAGGAATGCGACTGTCCAGGAGGAATATGGAGTAGGTTTTCAGATCCTGATCAGCAAGAGAAACTGGGACCACGATGTACTCTGGCAGACTAGAAAGAAGAgtagtgttttaaaaataaaacaaactaaaagaaCACACCCttaaaaatacaggaaaattaaatgaagaaaatcatCAAAATGCTTCCCATAATTTCCAATTTCTCAACAAGATAGTGTCACCCTAGAAAATAAACACTTAGTCTCCTTTAGAATTTGATCATTCCATATGAGACGGCTAACTTTGTTACTTATACGCCAATATTGTGTGTACCTAAAGCCTTACATTTTTGCTGTGTCTGTACCAAACATATAAGCTAAGGGTCCTCAGCTTTGAAgttttttctgtaaaaactAAGGCCAATTAAAGgagctacagacacactcttcCAATGACGCACATCATAAATTGTCTATAACAAACAACTTGAGTTGAAAACCTTGATGAGATGGCAAAGCCCTCGTTGATGGAGCAAACCCTCCACTCTGATGCTCCTGTTCTCTTGATCTCACGATCCCAGTCTGAAGGACGGTCAAAATTTGGGGTCTGAAATCCTCCTCGAGGTTTGGATCCATTGACTCGCTCTCCTACAAATACAGGCACAGGTACGCATTATTTCTTGAACATGATGCAGAGAATTAAACATGGATAAATGTGGGTTaagagaagtttaaaaaaaaacgtgtcttTTAGCAGCAGTTAAAGAAATGAAGCAACCTTTTTGCATACCTTTAGTTTCATGATATCTCCGTCCTTGATATTCAAAGCCAAAGAGCAAATGAAGGTCAGCTGGATGGGAGTAGTGGGCAATAGCAAGGCAAACCTAGAACAGAATAGGTTAGTATACAGCTGATTGTTGGAATCAATTTAATATTATCAAGGTACATTAAGTTTCCTCTTAATCATTCACCTTCCCAAATCTAGCACTCCCTTTTTACAGATACAGTTGCTGGTCAGTTGGAGATTATCTTAATTAAGTTAATTGCTGTCCAAAGCATTATAGCACAATTGTGTTGCTCATTTTGTGATTTCAGGACGATGCTGGCTCTTaaagcaacatgttttaaagaaaaaattgaGTCCGTCTTTGCGGTTTTGTGCAAACCAGCTCTTACAAGGTCTGCAAGGGGAACAAACCACAAACAGACCCAAGCAGCAGACCAGAGCTTGAACAAGTGTTTTGGTTGGTGGAAAGCAGTTAACATTAGATTACTATGATATACTGAGGAATGTCCTTAAACCATGCAAACTAGAACAAGTGAAACCTTGGAAAGCAAATGTTTAACTGACAGCCTCTTGCTCTGGGTTGTCAGGGCTGGATCTGCCTGTGGCTTCACAGTGGAGTCACACAAAGCAGTCCATTCAGTAGTTAAGCTGTGAATAGCATGAGAGGACACAGAAAAAGTGTGTAGTGTGGAGGCAAGGCTGCTCCCAACTCTGTAATTTCCTATGGCAAAATGAGCTATTATAGACTGACTTAATTCCATATGTCACAAAGTAAAAAGAACTGAGCCCCTTCACACAGTAATTACATACATGGTGTCCATAAATAAACTCACAAGGAGCGAGGAAGGGCAGACTCATTCCATACAATAAGATTAAACCTAAATTTTTAGCTTAAAAATACTATTTCCAATCAAGTACCATAATGCAATGCTGgaagacatacagtatgtgctgcAGGTATGTGCTCTGGAGCTCCATAACCTACACAAAAATTGTTCCCAGATGACATGGTTAGAGATCAGAGATTTAACTGGGTACACGGACATTCTCGTACATTTCACTGGCACACTTTAAAGAGATTCACAGCTGCATTTTGCTTATGGGTCATGTAGTGAAGCTGCAGGGAGCAGAGAGCTCCTCTAGACCTCTGTGTAAATAATTCACAAGTATACTTATCAAGCAGTCACGTGTTTTCAGGGTCTGACAGGTTGTGTCTGTCATAGGTGTATCTGCTAAATATGTCCCCAATGGACTGTAAAGACTTTGTAAAACTAAGTCTATTCGAGGACAAAAGCCTCCGTACAAACCAACCACTTGTCCACCAGTGCCCCGACTCATTTAAtctaacaaaggaaataaatgttttgtctgTTCTTTTGGGTTACACTACATTTAAGTGGTTGTAATCCCTGCACTGTTCAAAGTCTTCACTTAATGAATTGATTGCATCTCTATTGTTAGTCACTGTATCTGAACTATTAAGATGTCCTTTATTTTCACTTGTGTTCAACTATCTTCTAAAAACACCACTGGTAACCCACAACATATCAAGACATTTTATCACTATGTACTAATAATGCCACTGATTTACAGATCCATCAACTGAGCTCTTTTTatgaagaaacaaacatcagcCCATCCAATCTTTAAGTGCAGGAGATGAGTCAGAGTCAGCTGCCAGTTGTTCCTACAATCAGGATCATTCTTCGCCATGAATACGCATTGTTCTCAGTGTCTCCTATTCAATGTTCAACTACTGGCCACTGAAAAGTTTGTCATTTCTATGTGGATGGAGAGTCATAACAGTTTCAGACCAAAGCGGGTATGATAAAAATATCCTTGTCGCTGAGGAAAGGGGTTAAAGCACTGAAACTGAGTGTGTGCATGGGGATCTCGCAGAGTGAAGGGAAGGTTTAAAGGGAACATTTGGCCAGCAGAAACAGTGACATGGTCAGGGGAGCCAAGGCAAAGGGAATGGTTGATACTGAGCAATTAGTCATACCAGCTATGGTATTAATAGCCAGGTTAAAGCCACattgtgtttcatctttttgtaattcagtttgtcatttattgttatttattaagCAGTATCAATCTAATATTTTAATACTAATTTGtatacctttttttcttttggtattTTCTGTACTTTAACAAGTGCCATCAATTATTCAAATGTGGTTTTACTCACCTTTTTGGCGCTCTCAGGTCCAGCCTCATCAAAGCAGAACCTAATGATGCGCAGGTCTTTACAGTACAGGATGAGTTCCGTAGGGTTGAACTTCAGCTTTTGGTTTGACCCCAATACTTTCTTCTTCCCCTTTGTATCATTTACTGAgaagaataaacacaaaatgtaactaGAAAAACCAACAATCACATTGATGTCAATGCTTACGGAGGCAAGTTTTGAAGCATCTCCCCTTCAACACAACTGCTATAAATATGAACCACTTGACTATTCAAAAAACTTTTAACCAgcttttttctctgctcttccAAATAGTAATTGTCTATATTTTCAATACATCATGTTTGTATAAAAATACTAAGCATATGTTACAGAGGATGTTTTACTTCCTGCAGTAAACAGGGCGTTGAATCATCCTACAGTGATGATGTTGTCTTTAGAGGTTTAGTTCAAAAAGGTCAAAAACAAGCTGGCTTAAACTAAGCCTCATGCTTCATCACTGTAACACAACAAACCTTCCTCTGGGCAGTTCCCCTTGCAGTGTCAGCCATCAACAGCAATGTGATATATAAACAAGACTAATCCCTGCCTTGCTGCACCGCCACTAATCACTGGTTTAGCTGTGACATCACTTGTGATCAGACTGCTGATCAGGACAGAATAACAAGAGGATCCCAATCATCCAAGCTGTCAAATATGGAAGGGGTTCTGGTCTAGCTTTGTCTATGATGTAGAGATCAATTCATAAAAATTATAACCGAGGATGCTAGTTGTATCTTGATAAGTGTTATTTACCAGTCATTCAACGTAG
This window contains:
- the mtmr10 gene encoding myotubularin-related protein 10 — protein: MFSGKPIKPTFKCYLPPVQTDVKKTIEQPIKKLEPKLLQGEIVVNEVNFVKKCISAESSQDDLWGKLICTNFKVSFIPQDAPTKQKSKLSHLLLGEHDIPLTCLEQVVTVNDTKGKKKVLGSNQKLKFNPTELILYCKDLRIIRFCFDEAGPESAKKVCLAIAHYSHPADLHLLFGFEYQGRRYHETKGERVNGSKPRGGFQTPNFDRPSDWDREIKRTGASEWRVCSINEGFAISSSLPEYIVVPVSLADQDLKTYSIFLLDSRIPHWCWNHPNGSALVRMASIGDPIQQKKIEQRVFTAITKSHPQRSEVIRSDLDKCLPNIQDIQSAFVRIRQICVIDPFVESDERWLSSIENSRWLEHVRAFLKHSAEIVYHLDGKNASVILQEEEDRDLNGVVSSLVQLMLDPHYRSIVGFQSLVQKEWVMAGHRFLDRCNHLKKNEKEESPLFMLFLDCVWQMMNQYPAAFEFTETYLTVLSDSMWIPLFSTFLFNSPKQRRKHLMDFTKNKAIPQGEDEAVYFPPVWDWSQQFSTKDQTLFNNPMYVGKGAACVQNGEVKTFKRTKKSYSSTLRGQSASVRNGVKGGEDPFPRRGSLMSELRSDFSPMKDESPSERFFKDWFSRPADQQGVLIPLFMPSHMALWKLFFLRWVPEACIPKGGSITAYHKLSQLVDEIEILQSHLRRYKGPSPGGTPLPSPSGPLSDQRRMYFKASSPNDPPTPPDFLTSSFPFSPMGNLCRRGIHGTPISKFLNGARIWLSTETLANDTI